One window of the Rhipicephalus sanguineus isolate Rsan-2018 chromosome 2, BIME_Rsan_1.4, whole genome shotgun sequence genome contains the following:
- the LOC119382197 gene encoding uncharacterized protein LOC119382197, with the protein MSDEEATSSSSTTNASELKVPDFWPKNPWVWFSQVEARFQLRRVTSQESKYLHIVAALPPDIADAIDDALASAPSVKAYDELKSAVLKRLEVSEQSRLQQLLSHEELGGKRPSQLLHRMRQLLGQQASERLPQSTRMILAGSDDVALERLAQLADRITD; encoded by the exons ATGTCAGACGAGGAAGCCACTTCGAGCTCATCCACAACCAACGCCTCGGAGTTAAAGGTTCCTGATTTCTGGCCCAAAAACCCCTGGGTGTGGTTCAGCCAAGTCGAGGCCCGCTTCCAGCTTCGACGCGTCACATCGCAGGAGTCTAAATACCTCCACATCGTTGCAGCACTGCCACCTGACATCGCTGACGCCATAGACGATGCGCTCGCCTCCGCTCCATCGGTGAAGGCCTACGACGAACTAAAAAGCGCCGTCCTGAAACGTCTTGAGGTGTCCGAACAGAGCAGGCTGCAACAACTCCTGTCTCATGAAGAGCTCGGTGGCAAGCGTCCCTCGCAACTTCTCCACCGAATGCGTCAGCTGCTGGGCCAACAAGCGTCAGAG AGACTGCCACAGTCAACACGGATGATACTCGCTGGCTCGGACGACGTGGCTCTCGAGCGTCTGGCTCAACTCGCCGACCGCATCACCGACTGA